One genomic region from Branchiostoma lanceolatum isolate klBraLanc5 chromosome 7, klBraLanc5.hap2, whole genome shotgun sequence encodes:
- the LOC136438833 gene encoding uncharacterized protein has protein sequence MTWSGLVLMLAATLARGGADGVRRRILVFGGNGFIGAATVEKLIQQGKNDVTIVSRGNWYWDSATRVKPHVEQVVCDRQKGVRACPELMSLVRQPGAWFDAVIDFSCYSGAQMKQGLELLGDKAGLYVYISTDSVYEVCTKQHTGPTLETDDQRPADTAEQFRLNHLDEYGNRKLEAEEVLRGTNGLPWVFLRIPDVVGSRDGTRRWWLYQLWLRLHDIVPVHLPPKVANVDISLVQVEDVAGAILDILDGGVKVHNQAFNLAFKETLTLRKVLRDMGRQLGILNVNFNQYPEREMYLYPTVWKGPLSLTKAEEFLRWAPVSWDEAVRSNCQFYESVMSSDKFVEEKTKLLQTFFSTFANDLTKSRAIASRLKTAYGIKLEDYVPWYREEL, from the exons ATGACGTGGTCAGGGCTGGTGCTAATGCTGGCAGCCACACTGGCGAGGGGAGGTGCAGACGGCGTAAGAAGAAGAATACTTGTCTTCGGCGGGAATGGCTTCATAGGTGCAGCGACGGTAGAGAAACTGATACAGCAAGGCAAGAACGACGTCACCATCGTGAGCCGCGGAAACTGGTACTGGGACTCGGCGACCAGAGTGAAGCCGCACGTAGAgcag GTTGTGTGTGATAGACAGAAGGGTGTGCGCGCCTGCCCAGAGTTGATGTCGCTGGTCAGGCAGCCGGGGGCGTGGTTCGACGCTGTCATAGACTTCAGCTGCTACAGCGGCGCGCAGATGAAACAGG GTCTGGAGCTGCTGGGTGACAAGGCGGGTCTGTACGTGTACATCAGTACCGACTCCGTGTATGAGGTCTGCACCAAGCAGCACACCGGGCCCACCCTGGAGACGGACGATCAGCGGCCGGCGGACACAGCGGAGCAGTTCCGACTCAACCATTTGGACGAATACGGCAACAG GAAGTTAGAGGCAGAGGAGGTGTTGCGGGGGACGAATGGTCTCCCATGGGTGTTCTTGCGCATCCCTGACGTAGTGGGGTCACGTGACGGCACGCGGCGATGGTGGCTGTACCAGCTGTGGCTCCGCCTACACGACATCGTACCCGTGCACTTACCTCCGAA AGTTGCCAACGTTGACATCAGCCTTGTTCAAGTGGAGGACGTCGCCGGCGCAATCTTGGATATTCTTGACGGTGGGGTCAAAGTTCATAACCAGGCCTTCAACTTGGCCTTCAAGGAGACCCTGACCTTGAGAAAGGTTCTCAGGGACATGGGAAGGCAGCTTGGAATACTCAACGTCAACTTCAACCAGTATCCTGAGAGGGAAAT GTACCTGTACCCGACTGTGTGGAAAGGTCCCCTGTCCCTCACGAAGGCGGAGGAGTTTCTGCGGTGGGCCCCGGTGAGCTGGGACGAGGCGGTCAGGTCCAACTGCCAGTTCTACGAGTCCGTCATGTCGTCTGACAAGTTCGTGGAAGAGAAAACAAAGCTGCTACAAACGTTTTTCTCGACGTTTGCCAACGATTTGACTAAGTCACGCGCTATAGCGAGCAGGTTGAAAACAGCTTACGGGATAAAGTTGGAAGACTACGTGCCGTGGTACAGGGAAGAGCTTTGA